One part of the Sorangiineae bacterium MSr11954 genome encodes these proteins:
- a CDS encoding PLP-dependent aminotransferase family protein, which yields MTKPLPFELDRSAKTSLAEQIRRGISAAIDNGALAPGARLPSWRDLAVQLGVARGTVRTAYERLTDAQLIVSSKSAGTHVAQRPVKTKAPPEGPPDRGSILGILFRDFTRGPALFQMGVPAADCFPTKLFARIRAHTVRAETASPASYPDPRGEGILRREIAAHLAIARGVTCSPAQILVTAGFTGALGLALHALGLEGRTAWMEDPGFPLTRRGLEVARLAPVPIPVDDRGLDVGYGLQHAPDAALAMVTPGQQAPLGSTLSLERRVRLLAWAARTGAWIIEDDYLGELQLKGRAAPALASLDTAGRVIHIGSFSKTISATLRLGFLVVPSALVERFTEVAACLAPAPGPSVQLATAEFMREGHYMRHLRRTKRVYAGRRDALKACLEARRMDAVSTGLAIVLRLPNGARDTDIAREATAYGLAPVPLSPWYMSPEWSRSGLLLGVATTPDEGLAQACARLHGLVERFA from the coding sequence ATGACGAAGCCTCTGCCATTCGAGCTCGACCGTTCCGCCAAAACGTCCTTGGCGGAGCAAATTCGCCGGGGAATCAGCGCGGCAATCGACAATGGGGCGCTGGCGCCGGGGGCGCGTCTGCCGTCGTGGCGCGACCTTGCCGTCCAGCTCGGCGTGGCGCGTGGAACGGTGCGCACCGCCTACGAACGATTGACCGACGCCCAGCTCATCGTGTCGTCCAAGTCGGCCGGGACGCATGTTGCGCAGCGGCCGGTGAAGACCAAGGCGCCGCCCGAAGGGCCTCCGGACCGGGGATCCATCCTGGGCATTTTGTTTCGCGACTTCACGCGCGGCCCCGCGCTCTTTCAAATGGGCGTGCCCGCGGCCGACTGCTTCCCCACCAAGCTCTTTGCCCGGATTCGCGCGCACACGGTGCGGGCCGAAACCGCCTCGCCCGCGAGCTATCCGGATCCGAGGGGCGAGGGGATCTTGCGGCGCGAGATCGCCGCGCACCTCGCGATCGCGCGCGGCGTGACCTGCTCCCCCGCGCAAATCCTCGTGACGGCGGGCTTTACGGGGGCGCTCGGGCTCGCCCTGCACGCGCTCGGCCTCGAAGGCCGCACCGCGTGGATGGAGGATCCCGGCTTTCCCCTGACCCGCCGGGGCCTCGAGGTCGCGCGGCTCGCGCCCGTGCCCATCCCCGTCGATGACCGCGGGCTGGACGTGGGCTATGGCCTGCAGCACGCACCCGACGCGGCGCTGGCGATGGTCACGCCGGGGCAGCAGGCGCCGCTCGGATCGACGCTCTCGCTCGAGCGGCGGGTGCGCTTGCTCGCGTGGGCCGCCCGAACGGGAGCTTGGATCATCGAGGACGATTACTTGGGCGAGCTCCAATTGAAGGGCCGGGCCGCACCCGCGCTCGCCTCCCTCGATACCGCGGGGCGGGTGATTCATATCGGCTCGTTCAGCAAAACGATCAGCGCCACCCTTCGCCTCGGCTTCTTGGTGGTGCCGAGCGCGCTGGTCGAGCGCTTCACCGAGGTCGCCGCGTGCCTGGCCCCGGCCCCGGGACCGTCGGTGCAGCTCGCGACCGCGGAGTTCATGCGCGAGGGGCACTACATGCGCCACCTTCGACGGACCAAACGCGTTTATGCAGGTCGCCGCGATGCGCTGAAAGCGTGCCTCGAAGCGCGGCGCATGGACGCGGTATCGACCGGTCTCGCGATCGTGCTGCGCTTGCCAAATGGCGCGCGCGATACCGACATCGCGCGGGAGGCTACCGCCTACGGGCTCGCCCCTGTGCCCTTGTCGCCGTGGTACATGTCGCCCGAGTGGTCACGATCGGGCCTGTTGCTCGGGGTTGCGACCACGCCCGACGAAGGGCTCGCCCAGGCGTGTGCGCGCTTGCACGGTTTGGTGGAGCGCTTTGCGTAG
- a CDS encoding cupin domain-containing protein — translation MNPKTLTVVAAAACLAVAVPVVAHGPGDTAPSGPHETVIPNFERVLPNVPGKSLVAVEVVFPPGVASRPHRHAKSAFIYGYVVSGTIQSQVEGEPPRTLKAGESFYESPGAHHLGTRNTSTTQPAKLLAVFVVDSHDKELTTPDK, via the coding sequence ATGAACCCCAAAACCCTCACCGTCGTTGCCGCCGCGGCTTGCTTGGCCGTCGCCGTTCCCGTCGTGGCCCACGGCCCTGGCGACACCGCCCCTTCCGGCCCCCACGAGACGGTCATCCCCAACTTCGAGCGCGTCCTTCCGAACGTTCCGGGCAAATCGCTCGTGGCGGTCGAAGTGGTATTTCCACCGGGGGTCGCGTCACGCCCTCATCGCCACGCCAAATCGGCGTTCATCTATGGGTACGTGGTGTCGGGCACCATCCAGAGCCAAGTCGAGGGCGAGCCCCCGCGCACCTTGAAGGCCGGTGAGAGCTTCTACGAATCCCCCGGCGCGCACCACCTCGGCACGCGCAACACCAGCACCACGCAACCCGCCAAGCTGCTCGCCGTGTTCGTGGTCGACAGCCATGACAAAGAGCTCACCACCCCCGACAAATGA
- a CDS encoding carboxymuconolactone decarboxylase family protein, translated as MSARIDYTKVAPGAVKALGGIHAYIAQSGLSEVLVALILLRISQINGCAFCLDLHTRELVNKGVGVEKLALLQAWREAGELFDPRERAALAWAETVTRVAETAIPDEEYRAAAAVFSEKELVDLTMAIGLGNTYNRMAIGFRRTPVAVARKA; from the coding sequence ATGAGCGCTCGAATCGATTACACCAAAGTAGCCCCTGGCGCCGTCAAGGCATTGGGCGGCATTCATGCCTACATCGCGCAGTCGGGTCTTTCGGAGGTCCTCGTCGCGCTGATCCTATTGCGCATCTCGCAGATCAACGGTTGCGCCTTTTGCCTGGATCTGCACACGCGCGAGCTCGTGAACAAAGGCGTCGGGGTCGAAAAGCTGGCGCTCCTGCAAGCCTGGCGCGAGGCGGGCGAATTGTTCGATCCGCGCGAGCGTGCCGCGCTGGCGTGGGCCGAAACCGTCACGCGGGTGGCCGAGACGGCCATTCCGGACGAGGAGTACCGCGCGGCGGCCGCGGTGTTCAGCGAGAAAGAGCTGGTCGATCTGACGATGGCCATTGGCCTGGGCAATACGTACAACCGGATGGCCATCGGCTTTCGGCGCACGCCGGTGGCGGTCGCGCGCAAGGCGTAG
- a CDS encoding alpha/beta hydrolase — protein sequence MTRPRVAQHLRFAARTALLFGLAACGHTPEPAAAPSAQAATSAQSTVIRDGRITAPDGVTLHYREGGRGSIALFFLHGWLGDAHWWDEQLTHFAPRYRVVAMDLAGHGESGKDRKAWSYQAAGSDARAVAEALGLERIVWIGHSMSGEIIIEAANQIPSRTVCLIPIDTLKRIGGPATREETEAFFASLEKDFLPAAQAIVKRNFVPTSPEPAVQRVLRSAATAEPRAVVPLLRSGFTYDGRSEIRKIKVPIVAVNSDYEPTHVDENRRYAPRFELIPIKSTGHWPMLERPSEFDPLLQQAIDRGTRQR from the coding sequence ATGACCCGCCCGCGCGTCGCGCAACACCTCCGATTCGCCGCTCGTACCGCCCTCCTGTTCGGCCTCGCCGCGTGCGGGCACACCCCCGAGCCAGCTGCCGCCCCCTCGGCGCAGGCGGCGACGTCCGCGCAGAGCACCGTCATCCGCGACGGTCGGATCACCGCGCCCGACGGCGTGACGCTTCACTACCGCGAGGGCGGCCGCGGATCGATCGCCTTGTTCTTCCTGCACGGCTGGCTTGGCGACGCCCATTGGTGGGACGAGCAGCTCACCCATTTCGCGCCGCGCTACCGGGTGGTGGCCATGGATCTGGCCGGCCATGGCGAGTCCGGCAAAGACCGAAAAGCCTGGTCCTACCAGGCCGCCGGCTCCGACGCCCGCGCCGTGGCCGAAGCCCTGGGGCTCGAGCGCATCGTTTGGATTGGGCATTCCATGTCGGGTGAGATCATCATCGAGGCCGCGAATCAAATCCCATCTCGAACGGTGTGCCTGATCCCCATCGACACCCTGAAACGAATCGGCGGCCCGGCGACCCGCGAGGAGACCGAAGCCTTCTTCGCCTCCCTCGAAAAGGATTTTCTTCCCGCCGCGCAGGCCATCGTCAAACGCAATTTCGTACCGACCTCCCCCGAGCCCGCGGTGCAGCGCGTGCTCCGAAGCGCCGCCACCGCAGAGCCCCGCGCCGTCGTCCCCCTCCTTCGCAGCGGCTTCACCTACGACGGCCGCTCGGAAATCCGAAAAATCAAAGTACCCATCGTAGCCGTCAACTCGGACTACGAACCAACCCACGTCGACGAAAACCGCAGATACGCACCTCGATTCGAGCTCATTCCGATCAAATCCACGGGCCACTGGCCCATGCTCGAGCGCCCGTCCGAGTTCGACCCATTGCTGCAACAGGCCATCGACCGCGGCACGCGGCAACGGTGA
- a CDS encoding glycoside hydrolase family 104 protein — MRTILRAMGVLLLAVPVFACSSKPGESTQSPGRTEADIITVKASDTTRSTLGVASWGIHIDESSATVIHGYDGSRASIIEFQQSIVRGSRDTFEATLRTKGSSARMKLEKGADPSQARMVENTFANDAEAHRVLARIIADVENQPATRAGTGLLDKAGEVHAADLVSDGSTLYQPGKCLTKTCNASLVGSASAGAHAVTDCDSSGANSTNCSGSLQNAQRTSNQSTFACTTSEQNRGPANAPAAPSCSPDLAKDAVPAMHRAMLDTIAYTEGTAGSCGTDGYSTGVGYHCIESCASHPNTLWGNSTAAGRYQFLNKTWAGLGKSDFGPANQDIAAIELIKRRGVDLPTDRALSDSEFEDAMRKLSPEWASLPYATYGQPTKSLTETRARYCAAAGCDC, encoded by the coding sequence ATGAGAACGATTCTCCGCGCCATGGGCGTATTGCTTCTCGCGGTGCCGGTCTTCGCATGCAGCAGCAAGCCCGGCGAATCGACCCAGAGCCCCGGGCGCACCGAGGCCGATATCATCACGGTGAAAGCTTCCGATACCACGCGATCCACGCTCGGGGTCGCGAGCTGGGGGATTCACATCGACGAATCGTCCGCCACGGTGATTCACGGCTACGACGGGTCGCGCGCGTCGATTATCGAATTTCAGCAGAGCATCGTACGGGGTTCGCGCGATACGTTCGAGGCCACCTTGCGCACCAAGGGGAGCAGCGCCCGAATGAAGCTCGAAAAGGGCGCGGACCCCTCGCAAGCGCGCATGGTCGAAAATACCTTCGCCAACGATGCCGAGGCCCACCGCGTTCTCGCGCGGATCATCGCCGACGTGGAGAACCAGCCCGCGACCCGCGCGGGCACCGGGCTGCTCGACAAAGCCGGGGAGGTGCACGCAGCGGATCTGGTGTCCGACGGATCCACGCTCTACCAGCCGGGCAAGTGCCTGACGAAGACCTGCAACGCATCGCTCGTCGGCTCGGCCTCGGCCGGGGCGCACGCCGTTACGGATTGCGACTCCTCGGGCGCCAACTCCACCAACTGCTCCGGCAGCCTGCAGAACGCGCAGCGCACGAGCAATCAATCCACGTTCGCCTGCACCACCAGTGAGCAAAACCGCGGTCCGGCCAATGCGCCCGCCGCCCCCAGCTGCTCGCCCGATCTGGCCAAGGACGCCGTACCGGCCATGCACCGCGCCATGCTCGATACCATCGCCTACACCGAGGGCACCGCCGGCAGCTGCGGAACCGACGGTTACAGCACCGGGGTCGGCTACCATTGCATCGAGAGCTGCGCGAGCCATCCCAATACGTTGTGGGGCAATTCCACGGCGGCGGGTCGTTATCAATTCCTGAACAAGACCTGGGCGGGCCTTGGAAAGAGCGATTTCGGTCCTGCGAACCAAGACATCGCCGCCATCGAGCTCATCAAACGTCGCGGGGTGGACCTGCCCACCGATCGCGCCCTCTCGGACAGCGAGTTCGAAGACGCGATGCGCAAGCTCTCGCCCGAGTGGGCCTCGCTTCCCTACGCGACCTACGGGCAACCGACCAAGTCCCTCACCGAGACCCGCGCCCGCTACTGCGCGGCGGCGGGCTGCGATTGCTGA